Proteins encoded in a region of the Luteimonas viscosa genome:
- a CDS encoding DUF4157 domain-containing protein, with protein sequence MKDQDRPLPARVPPRSEPAADVRRVLSRPAEALPGPLNTDLARHYGRDFADVRIHADAEAGAAALAVGAEAFTVGHDIVFAPGAYRPASADGRRLVAHEAAHVMQQDAQAATTGPLRVDAQDSAAERDAARASSEFGAPGPRTPQTPTPRHGPPTLQRSLLGSILGGALGGAVGAGLGVAIGSLLGPVGMVVGGIVGGLAGLVGGAVVGDLASRRSRGLSGTEKDYLREIFHGSVDYDAVTITRGSALSAGAARTTGNTINLQDEHFSGDTLELSDAGTLVLAHEMGHVWQYQNGGLAYIPSSLVPQLVAAVSGGDRNAAYDWRDAVRNRIDWADWNAEQQAECISDYNEASRRLNADAYPGTALGGQQRLRDIETVVLSEPYIELVRARIGAPGSARRRREPAAAADGASP encoded by the coding sequence ATGAAGGACCAGGATCGCCCGCTGCCGGCACGCGTTCCGCCGCGATCCGAACCCGCGGCCGACGTGCGCCGGGTGCTGTCGCGTCCCGCGGAGGCACTGCCGGGTCCGCTCAACACCGACCTTGCCCGCCACTATGGCCGCGACTTCGCCGACGTCCGCATCCACGCGGACGCCGAGGCGGGCGCCGCCGCGCTCGCCGTCGGCGCCGAAGCCTTCACCGTCGGGCACGACATCGTGTTCGCGCCGGGCGCCTATCGACCGGCCAGCGCCGACGGCCGCAGGCTGGTCGCGCACGAGGCCGCCCACGTGATGCAGCAGGATGCACAGGCGGCCACGACCGGCCCATTGCGCGTCGACGCACAAGACAGCGCCGCCGAGCGCGACGCGGCGCGGGCCTCGTCGGAATTCGGCGCTCCAGGGCCACGGACGCCGCAAACGCCGACGCCCCGCCATGGCCCGCCGACGCTGCAACGCTCGCTGCTGGGCTCGATCCTCGGTGGCGCGCTGGGCGGTGCGGTGGGCGCGGGCCTCGGCGTCGCCATCGGGTCGCTGCTTGGCCCGGTCGGCATGGTCGTGGGCGGCATCGTCGGCGGCCTTGCCGGTCTGGTCGGCGGCGCGGTGGTGGGCGACCTGGCCTCGCGTCGCAGCCGTGGACTGAGCGGTACGGAGAAGGACTACCTGCGCGAGATCTTCCACGGCTCGGTGGACTACGACGCCGTCACCATCACCCGCGGCAGCGCGCTCTCCGCGGGCGCCGCGCGCACGACCGGCAACACCATCAACCTGCAGGACGAGCATTTCAGCGGCGACACGCTGGAACTGTCCGACGCCGGCACGCTGGTGCTCGCGCACGAGATGGGCCACGTCTGGCAATACCAGAACGGTGGCCTGGCCTATATCCCCTCCAGCCTCGTGCCACAGCTGGTCGCCGCGGTATCCGGCGGCGACCGCAACGCCGCCTACGACTGGCGCGACGCCGTTCGCAACCGCATCGACTGGGCCGACTGGAACGCGGAACAGCAGGCCGAATGCATCTCCGACTACAACGAAGCCTCGCGGCGGTTGAACGCCGACGCGTACCCGGGCACGGCCCTGGGCGGGCAGCAGCGCCTGCGCGACATCGAGACCGTCGTGCTCTCCGAACCCTACATCGAGCTCGTGCGTGCCCGCATCGGGGCGCCGGGTTCCGCGCGTCGCCGTCGCGAACCGGCTGCGGCAGCGGATGGAGCCTCCCCATGA